Proteins encoded by one window of Hylaeus volcanicus isolate JK05 chromosome 7, UHH_iyHylVolc1.0_haploid, whole genome shotgun sequence:
- the LOC128880275 gene encoding protein unc-79 homolog isoform X5 — protein MGTRFAAYSLKLTSLHDYYQRLLHGSQPVPSGFDMANTVKFFSQTLLSLLKEVREAPLEMVRSQKFDVERMALYPNLDYKQLYNALTQLLDVVPSIHIGLQAFGQALLQCLACLLPFLDHDLIDNVPYLTASAISVLPVELHQEIVNYLCFYILPFSMTRKNEDGMENAASQSIAAVIMMIFQYSNNPAHHCQLLECLMALKPGVVKDILCVVAYGTAPARASAAKLLFYYWPSFNPNLFDRRAVLMKFASTSHSTLTQLSSLPQERDLPINSIAISDDLAPFVCQRDSCPNAGNAEAGKVCYDHRISITFAAESPPPIYLCIECANEIHREHPNQMFYDILHPMQQVSMICENKNCRATDKSAISVCFSTECASYNGNHPIRYCQQCHNIRHNNRRGGDHVYHMALPHVSQLDPQTQTYMVQAIVSLLKEAEPLRFPGGGASSGGGVSGGGGGSGGGGGQCDPSTLEERQLLGRYGVWLLVGLCTPNQDISVEILGRLLSMLFHWFHVTAYSFDGTKKSLMHLIFSVGQAESALEKLKTEYVCGWLSEVMKTHYDVFISCLLPHPADYVRVGGHWETLASRTSHLKDGLNRLLCLVPYEVITPDVWDYVMPHWMEAMVNDVPEHELHELKMILCKILDRDMSPLGFDAKKMYNFVAKRFVNTCAKVQEQALNWLQTLTMLEISIPLCQLFSMFSDGVAVMGAMNTAESEQKPSKGSRKEDEDGNAIFVENESGKSTPLSDDLVPTPRHMEFMTNAELNLSCCILMMDILLKQMELQNIDKHTGINTWVCRDACHLMKSIVASNWNSCHVCNADSYGAECTYCESRVIWHQLCLQLVTYMAPENPAYPPDKIVDETAEDHGRKSPETSRKGDSKSDVVISMPLAEMHSVGGVLAHMPQFFEQIMTATVETVSEQLDLAAIMPTEKVMSAVAKTVTLSETDVATATVSVAKPRLIGENDQPVNLSPENETDDFWHTSVGNFRFNIEDLPEQLQYIHKLLKELMTIEKPDILYYMLQCLNVMCLYGDAFNIAVKDDYKGFFIWWQENLIKNLWELLNAEHSHIAQVTVPLLLHCITLPSGTDTFWCMIKEEFHNLDWRVRFVAVERVTLIARFMDSTPLRNVINLQAALANAFCYLIASMDDSNVYVAQRATLYLGTIHDTAIRSLILCLETQFDTVIVDRPMVLQSLYQLHNSLSDRHILTWEFFLNRFDALFLEAQINLERSGDIPYIRDLRNTDMNSEIFMKKLHRAQEALSQSDGSGTNSIKTLSASFGTKWPYKRTMSAPASMIPRQDTKPEKEKVYSRQYSAPILKRKSSRFGLGQLLGSTPPNNSIPDGHVHSLNERMVDETNALPCTHKIVDFEEADKETMHLLVFLLIQFLSRQDQAFPTDEKPLSKTQGIVLRHLYLLLGYNQTERTFHTSPQRLRVSPVFNVFIANLPQLLDQNHVMGWVMTPPVLAILQHCPCPPQGVPSSDHQAPTYSLWYLEPQNRRSWLMSLLVILYKCQYGQQPWCNQLQVLIKIVLNTLDMQHHQCKRIPAMVVMGGPPSRSRDVSQPSLGVDHDLVVSTMGDMNTESPPMRAPMVSVHQRSPGATHSQMETHWEEGTPSCRYTNKHSSYSINADDTESELAAIPESPKSDSTLHGSSGGSLGELEESPAAVTRSVSLHGPRPSTTIDVVTKSEWNSQNAKKMDAVTRPTWFLGSEDDSHQQSAKAGPQKKWSVHEGVKMMVTSSFLGGQPDFQKYGPLAKALSEIVPGAEKGILEKAITEKPIAEKTAQEKNVIVQVAFNGDAASSKPFALSDAFAIATGISQAQRYESPKEKVPTAASSNSDSPNSKQLGRQRRIEHPVTVASPVSPGQIVTVTSSDQSSSPAVSSISSQVTSTENGQHPGWDDGPHPLSTPTVERLLPIGTTARPSGPRPTQRILRCEDTYGSPESPLSKMDVLTVSSSFDQDSETCMSSDITNPRSISQLEFPMPERLLPVGPHRDFTGLVEHVRQALGVQEIEDSNKFSNGNGNEVKVDGSAPVKQDSTTSENLSASLVPTSNDVHSSRSASPRRLIKQVALESPPSTMEPIDYPCRIFDHDRRAKMKDHVRIQRDRPRKNAINAQDPPIARRTESWSGPQLQPTFDTASQQAYHADFNLKQSLFRIGDDCIYERCSECGTIKEEYSDEELGLCIINLGTFVHREPSLAAPLLPEILRVVTKVALNAMYPWQSETNMHLPGGAISVAHQFLRCVLHQLAPNGVFMQMFQTHLNESTRMQFFKSVAQALVDFNELNPIAPLQLVLEALNAKKSLPTERLPIILYNIACYLDCLPLEAGLGPGATTWNGLLAQFDGLFRRLVLMLSSIENATPLLRIMISLLKVPGIQQAKGMLDPFAKVLSYAIQNSTMRYSYLTDLCYLCHRGFTRDRDKHFFGRTIVFELIQAIKFKTTIPDSNFLLLLHFVLQDIGGSLPNTVALENIHTDMSPIYNTNASESLKNQLADVLDFLADFQTLSKVKSYSKGMQAGLNEDTLGGILKCGLAQYVALEITRGNNRENRAVGRYLPWLNSTPSMIPQGAREYADCIGHIRLLSWLLLGSLTHTAMYAGNNNTQSHVSSIPTAQPIPQEASCHIADHIQVIFSGFPEQSKASVLHMSSLFHAFILCQLWTMYLEELSHNNPSNSEGHNITMNILLEFWGKITPCILQLVGHSRVLADTVNLHFLSLLEALLECGSILLSKLLPLWSPILYSHHIQLQGHLQVRLQNCRDFPPNKMAEHFASSRRESNATLLRWLHRLQFKMGQIEMQSSTATQFYSI, from the exons ATGGGGACCAGGTTTGCAGCGT ATTCTTTGAAGCTAACCAGTCTTCACGACTATTACCAACGACTTCTCCATGGCAGTCAACCTGTCCCTTCAGGCTTCGACATGGCCAACACAGTGAAATTTTTCTCTCAAACATTGCTAT CCCTGCTGAAAGAAGTTCGAGAAGCTCCCTTGGAGATGGTCAGATCGCAGAAGTTCGACGTAGAACGAATGGCGCTTTACCCCAATTTGGATTACAAGCAGCTGTACAACGCCTTGACTCAGTTACTGGACGTCGTTCCCTCCATTCACATCGGTTTGCAAG CGTTTGGCCAGGCACTGCTACAATGTCTCGCCTGCCTCCTGCCCTTTCTCGATCACGACCTGATCGACAACGTGCCATACTTAACAGCCAGTGCTATCTCGGTGCTTCCGGTCGAGCTTCACCAGGAGATCGTCAACTATCTCTGCTTCTACATTCTGCCCTTCAGCATGA CGAGGAAAAACGAGGATGGGATGGAGAACGCTGCTAGCCAATCCATAGCCGCTGTGATCATGATGATCTTTCAGTATTCCAACAATCCAG CTCATCATTGTCAGCTACTGGAATGCCTAATGGCCTTGAAACCAGGCGTGGTGAAGGACATCCTCTGCGTGGTTGCTTACGGCACTGCGCCAGCAAGAGCCTCAGCAGCCAAACTGCTATTCTATTATTGGCCCTCCTTCAACCCGAACCTTTTCGACCGCAGGGCGGTTCTAATGAAGTTTGCGAGTACGTCTCATTCAACTCTAACTCAACTTTCCAGCCTACCCCAAGAACGAGACTTACCAATCAATTCTATCGCAATTTCAGACGACCTCGCGCCCTTTGTCTGCCAAAGAGACTCCTGCCCTAACGCTGGCAACGCCGAGGCGGGAAAAGTCTGCTACGATCATCGAATATCCATCACCTTCGCGGCAGAGTCACCTCCCCCCATTTATCTTTGCATCGAGTGTGCCAATGAGATCCACAGGGAGCATCCGAATCAGATGTTTTACGATATTCTGCACCCCATGCAGCAGGTGTCTATGATATGCGAGAACAAG AACTGTAGAGCAACAGACAAATCAGCCATCAGCGTCTGCTTCTCTACCGAGTGCGCCAGCTACAACGGGAACCACCCGATTCGCTACTGCCAGCAGTGCCACAACATCAGACACAACAATCGCCGCGGTGGTGACCACGTGTACCACATGGCGTTGCCCCACGTCTCCCAGCTGGACCCCCAAACTCAGACCTACATGGTCCAGGCGATCGTCAG CCTGCTTAAGGAAGCTGAACCGCTAA GATTCCCAGGGGGCGGAGCGAGCAGCGGAGGCGGTGTCAGCGGCGGGGGTGGCGGCAGCGGTGGCGGTGGGGGCCAGTGCGATCCGTCGACCTTGGAGGAGAGGCAGCTTCTCGGCAGATACGGTGTCTGGCTGCTGGTGGGGCTTTGCACCCCGAACCAGGACATCTCGGTCGAAATTCTCGGGCGTTTATTGTCAATGCTATTTCATTGGTTTCATGTTACTGCCTACTCTTTCGATGGTACTAAAAAAAGCCTTATGCACCTTATCTTTTCTGTTG GGCAAGCGGAGAGCGCGCTGGAGAAACTGAAGACCGAGTATGTCTGCGGCTGGCTGTCGGAAGTGATGAAGACTCATTACGACGTCTTCATTTCTTGTCTTCTGCCGCATCCTGCGGACTATGTTCGCGTTGGAGGACACTG GGAGACGCTGGCTTCGAGAACCTCTCATTTGAAAGATGGCCTAAATCGACTATTGTGCCTGGTGCCTTACGAAGTGATCACACCCGATGTATGGGACTACGTGATGCCTCATTGGATGGAAGCCATGGTGAACGACGTTCCTGAGCACGAGCTCCACGAACTAAAGATGATTTTATG CAAAATCCTGGACAGAGACATGAGCCCCCTGGGATTCGACGCGAAGAAGATGTACAACTTCGTGGCGAAGCGGTTCGTCAACACCTGCGCGAAGGTGCAGGAGCAGGCACTGAACTGGTTGCAAACGCTGACCATGCTGGAGATCAGCATTCCTCTCTGTCAACTGTTCTCGATGTTCAGCGACGGCGTGGCCGTCATGGGGGCCATGAACACCGCGGAGTCCGAGCAAAAGCCCAGCAAAGGCTCGAGGAAAGAGGACGAGGACGGAAACGCCATAT TTGTAGAAAACGAATCGGGGAAGTCAACGCCATTGTCTGATGACTTGGTCCCAACACCTAGACACATGGAGTTCATGACGAACGCTGAGCTGAACCTGTCCTGTTGCATCCTCATGATGGACATACTTCTGAAGCAG ATGGAGCTTCAGAACATAGACAAGCACACGGGAATCAACACGTGGGTGTGCAGGGACGCGTGCCACCTGATGAAGTCCATCGTAGCTTCGAACTGGAACAGCTGCCACGTGTGCAACGCGGACAGCTACGGTGCCGAGTGCACTTACTGCGAATCCAGAGTGATCTGGCATCAACTGTGCCTGCAGTTGGTCACATACATGGCACCGGAAAATCCAGCTTATCCGCCTGAC AAAATCGTGGACGAAACCGCAGAGGACCACGGTCGCAAGAGTCCAGAGACATCTAGAAAAGGTGACTCGAAATCGGACGTGGTGATCAGCATGCCGCTTGCGGAAATGCACTCGGTCGGCGGCGTGCTCGCCCACATGCCTCAG TTCTTCGAACAGATCATGACAGCCACTGTAGAGACAGTTTCGGAGCAGCTGGACCTCGCTGCCATCATGCCCACGGAGAAGGTCATGTCCGCGGTCGCTAAAACTGTCACCCTGTCGGAGACTGACGTTG CAACCGCGACTGTGAGCGTGGCGAAACCGCGACTCATCGGAGAGAACGATCAGCCAGTGAATTTGAGCCCCGAAAACGAAACGGACGATTTCTGGCACACCTCCGTGGGAAACTTCAGGTTCAACATCGAGGACCTCCCCGAGCAACTCCAATACATACACAAACTTCTGAAG gAACTAATGACGATCGAGAAGCCTGACATCCTCTACTATATGCTCCAATGCTTGAACGTGATGTGCCTCTATGGCGACGCCTTCAATATAGCGGTGAAAGATGATTACAAAGGATTCTTCATATGGTGGCAAGAGAATCTCATAAAGAA TTTATGGGAGCTTCTGAATGCGGAACACTCGCATATAGCGCAAGTCACAGTGCCATTATTGCTCCACTGCATAACGTTGCCATCGGGAACTGATACTTTCTGGTGCATGATCAAGGAGGAGTTCCATAATTTGGACTGGCGCGTTCGATTCGTCGCAG TCGAAAGGGTGACGCTGATTGCAAGATTCATGGATTCCACTCCCCTGCGAAACGTCATAAATTTGCAGGCTGCACTGGCCAACGCCTTCTGCTACCTGATCGCCAGCATGGACGACAGCAACGTGTACGTAGCTCAGAGAGCCACCTTGTACCTTGGTACCATCCACGACACAGCCATAAGG TCACTGATCCTCTGCTTGGAGACCCAATTCGACACGGTGATAGTGGATCGGCCCATGGTTTTGCAATCGTTGTACCAGCTTCACAACAGCCTCAGCGATCGACACATCCTCACCTGGGAGTTCTTTTTGAACCGCTTCGACGCCCTCTTCCTCGAGGCTCAGATCAATTTGGAGAGGTCTGGAGATATACCCTACATTCGTG ACCTTCGCAACACGGACATGAACAGCGAAATCTTCATGAAGAAGCTCCACAGAGCGCAGGAAGCCCTGTCTCAGTCGGATGGCAGTGGAACCAACTCGATAAAGACCCTAAGTGCCAGTTTTGGCACCAAGTGGCCGTACAAGCGCACCATGTCTGCTCCTGCGTCGATGATCCCGCGTCAGGATACCAAGCCAG AAAAGGAAAAGGTGTACAGCCGGCAATACTCGGCGCCTATCCTGAAGCGCAAGAGCTCCAGATTCGGACTGGGTCAGTTGCTGGGGTCCACCCCACCTAATAACAGTATACCAG ACGGCCACGTTCATTCACTCAATGAACGTATGGTGGATGAGACCAACGCACTGCCATGCACCCACAAAATCGTTGATTTCGAAGAGGCTGACAAAGAGACGATGCATTTGTTGGTGTTTCTTCTGATACAGTTTCTTTCTAGGCAGGATCAG GCATTCCCAACGGATGAGAAGCCACTGTCGAAGACTCAAGGGATCGTGTTACGCCACCTGTACCTTCTGTTAGGGTACAATCAAACTGAACGTACCTTCCACACTTCTCCTCAACGCCTAAG AGTGTCACCAGTCTTCAATGTCTTTATCGCGAACCTTCCTCAGCTCCTGGACCAGAATCACGTGATGGGATGGGTGATGACGCCTCCAGTTCTGGCCATCTTGCAGCACTGTCCTTGTCCTCCACAGGGCGTGCCCTCCTCGGATCACCAAGCACCAACCTACAGCCTCTGGTACCTGGAGCCCCAGAACAGGCGCTCCTGGTTGATGTCTCTTCTCGTGATACTTTACAAA TGCCAGTACGGTCAGCAGCCATGGTGCAATCAGCTTCAAGTGTTGATCAAAATCGTGTTGAACACTCTTGACATGCAGCATCATCAGTGCAAGAGGATCCCAGCCATGGTGGTGATGGGTGGTCCACCTTCTAGGTCACGTG ACGTATCTCAACCATCCCTCGGTGTGGACCACGACCTAGTGGTCAGTACTATGGGGGATATGAACACAGAGAGCCCCCCAATGAGGGCTCCCATGGTTTCGGTACATCAACGTAGCCCAGGGGCAACTCATAGTCAGATGGAGACCCACTGGGAAGAGGGCACACCCTCGTGTCGCTACACCAACAAGCATTCCAg CTACTCGATCAATGCGGATGATACGGAGTCCGAGCTGGCCGCAATACCCGAGAGCCCAAAATCTGACAGCACGTTACATGGCAGCAGTGGTGGCTCGTTGGGGGAACTGGAGGAGAGCCCAGCTGCGGTCACCAGAAGCGTTTCCCTCCACGGACCTAGACCCTCGACCACGATCGACGTCGTGACCAAAAGCGAGTGGAACAGTCAGAACGCTAAGAAAATGGACGCGGTTACCAGGCCTACGTGGTTCCTGGGCAGTGAAGACGATTCTCACCAG cAAAGTGCAAAAGCTGGCCCCCAGAAGAAGTGGAGCGTGCACGAGGGAGTAAAGATGATGGTGACGAGCTCGTTTCTGGGCGGACAACCAGATTTCCAGAAATACGGCCCTCTGGCGAAGGCCCTCTCCGAAATAGTTCCAGGAGCAGAGAAGGGGATTTTAGAAAAAGCTATAACGGAGAAGCCAATCGCTGAAAAGACAGCTCAGGAGAAGAACGTTATTGTTCAAGTAGCTTTCAACGGGGATGCTGCATCGTCCAAACCATTTGCGTTGTCAGACGCCTTTGCTATAGCTACTGGGATATCTCAGGCTCAAAG ATACGAGTCACCGAAAGAGAAGGTGCCAACTGCAGCATCTAGTAATTCAGACTCGCCCAATTCAAAGCAGCTGGGTAGGCAGAGGAGGATAGAACATCCTGTGACGGTAGCGTCGCCGGTGTCGCCAGGTCAAATAGTCACGGTGACCAGCAGCGACCAGTCCAGCTCCCCAGCAGTCAGTTCCATCTCGTCCCAAGTGACGAGCACGGAGAATGGTCAGCATCCTGGATGGGACGACGGTCCTCATCCCTTGTCGACGCCCACTGTTGAGCGTCTGCTTCCTATTGGCACTACGGCTCGACCATCAG GTCCACGACCTACTCAGCGCATCCTGCGCTGCGAAGACACCTATGGGTCCCCAGAGTCACCTCTATCGAAGATGGACGTCTTGACAGTCA GTTCCTCGTTCGACCAAGACAGCGAGACCTGCATGTCCAGTGACATCACCAATCCCAGAAGCATTTCTCAGTTGGAGTTCCCCATGCCTGAACGACTGCTACCAGTTGGGCCTCACAGGGACTTCACTGGGCTGGTGGAACACGTTCGCCAGGCGCTTGGTGTCCAGGAAATCGAAG ATTCCAATAAGTTCAGCAATGGGAACGGCAATGAAGTCAAGGTTGATGGATCAGCTCCAGTGAAGCAGGACAGTACGACGTCCGAGAACTTG TCAGCATCTCTGGTCCCAACATCCAACGATGTCCACTCGAGCAGGTCAGCAAGTCCAAGAAGACTGATCAAGCAGGTAGCCTTGGAGTCCCCACCTTCAACAATGGAGCCTATAGATTACCCCTGTCGAATCTTCGATCACGACCGCAGGGCCAAGATGAAGGATCACGTACGCATTCAGCGCGACAGGCCTCGAAAAAACGCCATCAACGCGCAGGACCCACCAATCGCGAGGCGCACTGAATCTtg GTCTGGACCACAATTGCAGCCTACTTTTGACACAGCCTCCCAACAGGCCTACCACGCTGATTTCAACCTGAAGCAGAGCTTGTTTCGCATTGGAGACGATTGTATTTATGAGAG GTGTTCGGAGTGTGGAACGATAAAAGAAGAGTACTCGGATGAAGAACTGGGTCTTTGCATCATCAACTTGGGTACGTTCGTTCATCGCGAGCCTTCCTTGGCGGCGCCTCTTCTGCCAGAGATCCTCAGGGTCGTCACAAA AGTGGCTCTAAACGCGATGTACCCCTGGCAAAGCGAGACCAACATGCACCTCCCAGGTGGAGCGATCAGCGTGGCCCACCAGTTCCTCCGTTGCGTTCTTCATCAATTAGCGCCCAACGGAGTATTCATGCAGATGTTCCAAACACATTTAAATG AATCCACGAGGATGCAATTCTTCAAGAGCGTCGCTCAGGCTCTAGTCGACTTCAACGAACTGAATCCAATTGCACCTTTGCAACTGGTACTCGAG GCCCTAAACGCAAAGAAATCTCTGCCAACGGAACGTCTGCCAATCATCCTATACAACATAGCGTGCTACCTAGACTGCCTGCCACTGGAGGCAGGTCTAGGTCCAGGAGCAACAACCTGGAACGGTCTGCTGGCGCAATTCGACGGCCTCTTTCGACGACTCGTGCTGATGCTGTCCTCCATCGAGAACGCCACACCGTTGTTAAGAATTATGATTTCTTTATTGAAGGTTCCAGGGATCCAGCAAGCGAAG GGAATGCTGGATCCATTCGCCAAGGTGTTGAGCTACGCCATCCAAAATTCCACGATGCGATACAGCTACCTGACAGACCTGTGCTACCTCTGCCACAGGGGATTCACTCGTGACAGAGACAAACACTTTTTCGGCAGGACCATCGTGTTCGAACTGATCCAAGCCATCAAGTTCAAGACCACCATTCCAGACTCCAACTTCCTCTTGCTCCTGCACTTCGTGCTCCAG GACATTGGAGGATCGCTGCCCAACACGGTCGCCTTGGAGAACATTCACACGGACATGTCGCCCATTTACAACACGAACGCCTCCGAGTCCCTGAAGAACCAGCTGGCGGACGTCCTGGACTTCTTGGCTGACTTTCAGACTCTCAGCAAAGTGAAG aGCTACAGCAAGGGTATGCAAGCAGGATTGAACGAGGATACCTTGGGTGGCATACTAAAGTGTGGCCTTGCTCAATACGTTGCCCTGGAAATCACCAGGGGCAACAACAGGGAGAACAGAGCAGTGGGTCGTTATCTTCCATGGCTCAACAGCACTCCTTCCATGATACCGCAAGG AGCTCGAGAGTATGCTGACTGCATAGGCCACATCAGACTACTGTCCTGGCTTTTGTTGGGCTCCCTCACGCACACGGCGATGTACGCTGGCAACAACAACACGCAGAGCCACGTGTCGTCGATCCCAACGGCGCAACCGATACCTCAGGAAGCCTCCTGCCACATCGCAGACCACATACAAGTGATATTTTCTGGATTTCCTGAGCAATCCAAGGCGTCAGTCCTGCACATGTCCTCCTTGTTTCACGCGTTCATACTCTGCCAG TTGTGGACGATGTATCTGGAGGAACTGTCTCATAACAATCCATCCAACAGCGAGGGACATAATATCACGATGAATATTCTGCTGGAATTCTGGGGCAAGATAACACCTTGCATACTGCAACTGGTTGGGCACTCCAGAGTT CTGGCTGACACGGTGAACTTGCACTTCTTGAGCCTTCTGGAAGCTCTCCTCGAGTGTGGGTCCATTCTATTGAGCAAACTGCTCCCACTTTGGAGTCCCATCTTGTATTCGCATCACATCCAG CTACAAGGACATCTGCAGGTGCGACTACAAAACTGCAGGGACTTCCCACCTAACAAAATGGCGGAGCATTTCGCCTCGTCCAGGCGTGAATCGAATGCAACACTTTTGCGATGGCTGCACCGACTGCAGTTCAAAATGGGCCAAATAGAAATGCAGTCTTCCACTGCCACGcagttttattcgatttaa